Genomic window (Corynebacterium simulans):
CAGCGATTCCTCTCAGGACTACCTGAAGATCCGTGAGTTCATCGACTCCCACGGCTACGCGCCGAATGCGACCACGGTCATGACGGACGAGAAGCTGTTTATGGCTTATCACCCATACTGGGGTTTCAACGCCTTTACCAGCCACTACGCCAACCCGCTGGGTGAGTTCAGCGCCCGCAACGCGCAGATCGAAGCCTGGGGCAAGGACTCCTGGGAGCAAACGCCAGCCGAGTTCCAGAAGGCGCTCGATTCCGCGAAGTGGAATGGTCCCGATGTTGTCATCTTCCGCGGCAGCCTCGAAGAGCCGGGCGATGGCTTCAAGATCCACCTGGCTGAGGATATCTACCCCAACCAGCCCAACGTGCGTTACCGTGCGGTCTTCTTCAACCCAGATGTCTTCGAGGAAGGCTGGGATACCAAGCAGGTTGGCCCATTCGTGGTGGCGGTGCGTTCTCACTAACTCTAGGGGCCGTGCCGTAAACTGATCGCCGTGTCAGTTAGCCTTCCTAGTACCGAAAATACCCGCTTAGCCATAGCGGACGCCCCGCGTTCGCTGCGGCTAACCGCCATTATTGCCGGCCTGATTGGCTTCATTTGTTTTGTAGCGACCCCGCTACTTCCGGTGAACCAAACTCAGTCCTCTTTTGATTGGCCGCAGAATAACTCGCTGCAGTCCATAAACGCCCCGCTGATTTCGGTGGCGCCGGAGGACATCAAGGCCGAGATCCCACTGAGCGCCGCAGACCAGCTCCATAATGATCAGGACCTGCTCTACGGCACCATCCCGCCGGAATCCACCAAGGCCTCCAACCGCGGCATGTTCGTCCGCGTGAGCGACCAAGGCCTGTCCGTCGTCTCCTTGGACGAGGTGCTGCTTGCCCTTACCCCCAAGGAAGTAGCCGCACTGCCTGACGACGCCGTGCTCAAGATCGACTCCTCCGGCTCCGGCACCACGGTCAGCGTGGATAAGCATTCCGAAACCACGAAGGACGACGTTCGTCCGCAGGTCACCGGCGTCTACACCGAGCTAGAAGATAAGGATGCCGCACAGCTTGTCGACGAAGGGCTAAACGTCCACGTCGATATCAACTCGCGCTTTACCTCCTCGCCTTCTTTGCTAAAGAAGATTGCGATGTGGCTGGGCGTGGCCATGACCATCCTGAGCCTTTTCTGCCTGTGGCGCATTGACCGTCTAGACGGGCACAAGCTGGGCTTTATGCCTGCCACCTGGAAGCAGATCCGCCCGCTCGACGGCGTGGTTGCTGCCGTCCTCGTCTTCTGGCATATCTTCGGCGCAAATACCTCGGATGACGGCTTCATCCTGACGATGAGCCGCGTTTCCGGTCACGCCTCCTATATGGCGAACTACTACCGCTGGTACGGCGTTCCCGAGGCCCCGTTCGGCTCCCCGTATTACGACCTCGTGGCATTCCTGTCCGAGATTTCCAGCACTTCCGTGTTCGTGCGCCTGCCCGCCCTGCTTTCCGCATTCATCGTCTGGTTCATCCTCTCGCGCGAAATCTTGCCGCGCTTTGGTGACTTGGTGAATAAGCGCCGCGTGGCGCACTGGACCGCCGCCTTCATGTTCTTGGCATTCTGGCTGCCATATAACAACGGCACCCGCCCAGAGCCGATCGTGGCTCTCGGTGTCATGGTGACCTGGGCTTCCTTCGAGCGCTCTATTGCCACCCGCCGCCTACTGCCAGCAGCCGTGGGCACCATCGCCGCAACCTTGACGCTGGGCGCTGGCCCTACCGGACTCTTCGCCGTCGGCGTGTTCTTGGTATCACTGCCGAAGCTATTTGCCTTCATGGCCGAGCGCGCCCCGCACGTGGGCTGGCTCGCCATGATTGCGCCTTTCCTCGCTTCCGGCACCGCCATCATGGTCGCAGCCTTTGGTGATCAGACGCTGGCTTCGGTCATGGAGTCCACCCGCGTGCGCTCTGAGGTCGGCCCTTCGCTGCCGTGGTACTCGGAGTACGTGCGCTACACCACGCTCTTCCAGCAGTCCGTGGACGGCTCGATGACCCGCCGCTTCGCCATGTTCACCATGATCTTCTGCTTGGCGCTAATCATCTATGCCTTCATCAAGGATCGCCGCGTCGTCGGCGCAGCAGTCGGCCCAACCCAGCGCCTGCTGCTCATCGTTGGGCTTAGCACCTTCTTCTTGATGTTCACCCCAACCAAGTGGACCCACCACTTCGGTATCTACGCCGGCGTCGCGGGCGTGATTGCGGCATTGGGCGCGGTTGTCCTCTCCCAGATCGCAATGCGCTCGCCACGCGCGCGCACCTTCGCCCTCGCATCGGTCATCTTCCTGCTGGCTATCTCCATGGCTGGCTGGAATGCCTGGTGGTACGTCTCCTCCTTCGGCATCCCGTGGTGGGATCGCACGGTTCAGCTCAAGGCCATTGAGGCCAACACCGTGCTGCTGTTTATTGGCTTGGTGGTCCTTGCCGTCGGCGTCGTCCAGGCGATGTTCCACAGTTACCGCAAGGCCCAAGCAGAAGAGGAAGGCCGCCTCGAGGAGTTCAAGGTACAGGCCGCCGCCAAAGTCTCGCGCTGGGCAGGCATTATGTCCGCGCCGCTTGCTTTGGCCTGCGCGCTGATTGTGGCCTTCTCGTGTGCATCCTTCGCTAAGGCTTATGCTTCGCAGCAGGATTCCTACTCCGTGGGCAAGGGCAACTTGGCCTCGCTGAAGGGCAACCAGTGCTCGCTTGCCGACGCCACGATGGTAGAGACCAACACCAACGACTCCTTCCTCAGCCCGGTTGAAGGCGAGCTCAAGGATTCGCTGGAGGACCCAAGCGAAGATTCCTTCGGCTTTGGCCCCGATAACATTCCGGAATCCATCGAGCCGGAGAACCTGAACTCGGCGTCGGTTGGCGCAATTGCGAATACCTCAACCGAAAAGGCAGAAAATGCTGACTCTGCCGATGCCGCGCAGTCGGAGGAAAACAGCGAAAAGTCCGCCAATGAGCAAAGCGGCGGCGTGCGTGGGACCAAGGGCGTAAACGGCTCGACCCGTCACTTGCCTTTCAACCTGGATTACAACAAGGTACCGGTGTTGGGCTCCTACGATGAAAAGCAGCGTTCTACCTCTACCGTGACGACCCAGTGGTACAACTTGCCTGAGGCCAAGGAAAACGCCCCGATTTTGGCTGTTTCTGCGGCGGGCAACATCTACCACCACGATGTCAATGGCATCGAGCAGGACGGCATGGAGCTCAAGCTGGAGTACGCCACCTACAAGGACGGCAAGGCCACCAACAAGGGCGAAGCAGAGCTTTCCGACGTCGGCGCTACCCCGAAGTGGCGTAACCTGCGCATCCCGCTGGACAAGCTGCCGTCTGAGGCCAACGTGGTCCGCCTGGTGGCCGTGGATGATTCCACTGACGAGGACGAATGGCTCGCCTTCACTCCGCCGCGCGTGCCGGAGCTGGCGACCATCAACTCACAGTTCGATTCGCAGACCCCGGCGTTGCTGGACTGGTCTGTGGCTCTGCAGTTCCCATGCCAGCGCACTTTCGACCACTATGCGGGCGTGACGGAGATTCCGGAATACCGCATCCTGCCGGATGCTGCGGCGCAGACGTCCTTGACTGACTTCCAGTCCTTCTCGGGCGGTGGCGCGATGGCCACGGCTGAGGCAGTCAACTACTCCTACGAGATTCCGAGCTACCTCAACAATGATTGGGCTCGCGACTGGGGCGCAATCGAAAAGTACGAGCTGCGCACCAACTCCAAGGGCGAGGCACCTGCCGAGGCGAACATCGATCATGAGATCGTTTCGCGCTCCGGACTCTGGAAGGAATCCGAGATGAAGATTCGCCCGGAGGGCTCTGAGGAGAAATAACGCTGGGTGGCATAGCACCCAGCGTGTAATAGCACCCAGCGAGAAATAGGACCCAGCGAGAAATAGGACCCAGCGAGTACGAGAGAGGGAGGACCAGGTGGTCCTCCCTCTCCTTACTTTATGGCAATCGTTCT
Coding sequences:
- a CDS encoding arabinosyltransferase domain-containing protein, whose product is MSVSLPSTENTRLAIADAPRSLRLTAIIAGLIGFICFVATPLLPVNQTQSSFDWPQNNSLQSINAPLISVAPEDIKAEIPLSAADQLHNDQDLLYGTIPPESTKASNRGMFVRVSDQGLSVVSLDEVLLALTPKEVAALPDDAVLKIDSSGSGTTVSVDKHSETTKDDVRPQVTGVYTELEDKDAAQLVDEGLNVHVDINSRFTSSPSLLKKIAMWLGVAMTILSLFCLWRIDRLDGHKLGFMPATWKQIRPLDGVVAAVLVFWHIFGANTSDDGFILTMSRVSGHASYMANYYRWYGVPEAPFGSPYYDLVAFLSEISSTSVFVRLPALLSAFIVWFILSREILPRFGDLVNKRRVAHWTAAFMFLAFWLPYNNGTRPEPIVALGVMVTWASFERSIATRRLLPAAVGTIAATLTLGAGPTGLFAVGVFLVSLPKLFAFMAERAPHVGWLAMIAPFLASGTAIMVAAFGDQTLASVMESTRVRSEVGPSLPWYSEYVRYTTLFQQSVDGSMTRRFAMFTMIFCLALIIYAFIKDRRVVGAAVGPTQRLLLIVGLSTFFLMFTPTKWTHHFGIYAGVAGVIAALGAVVLSQIAMRSPRARTFALASVIFLLAISMAGWNAWWYVSSFGIPWWDRTVQLKAIEANTVLLFIGLVVLAVGVVQAMFHSYRKAQAEEEGRLEEFKVQAAAKVSRWAGIMSAPLALACALIVAFSCASFAKAYASQQDSYSVGKGNLASLKGNQCSLADATMVETNTNDSFLSPVEGELKDSLEDPSEDSFGFGPDNIPESIEPENLNSASVGAIANTSTEKAENADSADAAQSEENSEKSANEQSGGVRGTKGVNGSTRHLPFNLDYNKVPVLGSYDEKQRSTSTVTTQWYNLPEAKENAPILAVSAAGNIYHHDVNGIEQDGMELKLEYATYKDGKATNKGEAELSDVGATPKWRNLRIPLDKLPSEANVVRLVAVDDSTDEDEWLAFTPPRVPELATINSQFDSQTPALLDWSVALQFPCQRTFDHYAGVTEIPEYRILPDAAAQTSLTDFQSFSGGGAMATAEAVNYSYEIPSYLNNDWARDWGAIEKYELRTNSKGEAPAEANIDHEIVSRSGLWKESEMKIRPEGSEEK